tacaaaaactaCCAAAATATTCCCactattgacaaagatacagctatgcgtaggaactattttgtttaaaatatgtactactttcttgtatgttctttccgaccgtgcctgaattagtggttctataccttaTGTTATCACCACATTGCTataagaattatttgaaaaaagtttcatgaaataTAAAATGCTACTGACATACAAATATATGCTGCTCAATCTCCTTAAtataatatcaaaacatttaatatatttcactaactaataaacaattttctaaACTGTAAAAGGACtagtaaatgatttaaaaaaatgtattgcacCTAgacaaattatgataaatatgTTATTCCAGTTAGAGAATTCTTGAAGGATGTGGCCTTATCCATAAATCCTAATAACAAGAAGAAGTACTGCCAGCAAAGCTCACAAGATGATTCCAAACACATCCCACATTAACCAAATCAATTTTAGCAAATCACATCCTTGCCATTGGTTAATGTTGGATGTGTTTAAAATCATTTTGTGAGGTTTGCTGGCATTACTTCTTgttcttattaaaatttaaaagataaaggTTCAAAACACAAAATGAGAGATGGACAATCATATGGGTCAGATTCAGAGAATGGCCAAACAATAAAGTAAATAATGCGAGTGATTTAGTGGAAGTTTCTTAAAATTCTGTGATAAAATTCTGGAGCTTTTGCAGATACTAtatttttaggtaaagattgcatgaaatgcaatcaaaaccttatgggaTTGACgggatatctaaatcttccaaggctgatcactacctttttgatacacaaaatatagtgcattgatcataacattctatacatatCCATGAACAGCAATTTTAACTAAGTTTAAGGATACTATAACAAGGTTTAACTATAAAAATAACACAGTAAATGACTAAGCTATTATCGTGCTAATTCTGTTGTCTGAGGAGGTTGATCTACCCTGTATACATAATCTGCTAGTGTAAAGTATCCACGGTATTCTACTTCATTTGGTGTTGTGTCGTTATGGTAATGACCACCCTGACCATGTTCACTGTAACAATGGAAATGTTCAACTCTTAAATCCATACCCTAAAATGACAAATAATTAGTATATTGAAGTCACATTCAGCATGATTCTACACATCAAGTTTTAATGTTCCaagttattaaaatattcttattcaaaAAGTCAAATCTCACAACTGACATTTTCACAAACTACAGCATATCATACAATAGGAAGGCATGTACCCAAAAGAATTCAATCAAAGGCTTGCAAATTTGAGAGAATTGCTTTCATTTTGCATTTTCAATTGCATTGTAAGAAGTGTTAAGAATTGTAAAGGCTACATTTGAAGATTTTAATACATGAAtttaaaacttttgtaaacaTTATAAATTCCTTATCAAAACATTGGAAACGACTGTTATTTTAGTGATATCTCTTTCACACATTCATGACCATTTCTAACAAATGGCTCCTGCAACTAAAATTGTATTCTTTTTAATCCCTAAATGGATTGTGTGATAATTGGTCTCGTAAAACAGTCATatccaattgtatttttgtccatctgatgagttaagcctttttcaactgatttttatagttcgttcttatgttgtactgttataccactgtcccaggttagggggagggttggaatccctcTTAAATGTTTAACCCGTCACATTATTTATGAATCCCTCTTaaatgtttaacccgccacattatttatgtatgtgcctgtcccaagtcaggagcctgtaattcagtggttgccgtttgtttatgtgttacatatttgtttttcattcattttgtttatataaataaggccgttagttttctcgtttgaattgttttacattgtcatatcggggccttttatagctgactatgcggtatgggctttgctcattgttgaaggctgtacggtgacctattgttgttaatgtctttgttattttggtctcttgtggacagttgtctcattggcaatcatacctcatcttcctttttatatgtGACTATAATGACAAATACTTACTGGGTCATGTGACACAAGTTCTCCAAGACAAACTAATGGACTGTCCATTTCATAAAACTTTAGCCATTTTCCTACTTGCTCTTGAGAAGTCAGTGGTGTTTTAGAAAAATCaggctgaaaaaaaaataatgattcaaTTTATTTAATTGTACATGAATCATACAGATATGATTTACAAATTCTTAGATGAAAAATAGCTGTTTTTAAAAGGTGTCAGGAGAAAATTCAAACTTGTAGTCTTAACCGTTTAAcgaataaatggagaaaaaaatagaGCATTATATAAAAGGGACATAACTAGAGAACTGTAAAAAAGTTATgccacccaaattcaaacttgatctgtgttttatggtaataggcattgtgtattagttttataacatttggttgaggcaaacttagaTTACAGAATGAAagcaaaaaattcagcaatttttccatttgtaaaggggcattactctagaaattttacaaaaacagaCAAAGCTTAAATGCAAAATACAGAGATTGAAAAAAGTGCAGAATAGTATTTATATATACCATTATATGAAGGTTAGCTTTCCCCTTCTCCACCAGAAAGACACCACCTAGTGCCACAGGTTTGTTGTCATAATGACTGCCCAGGACCTTTCTAATACAGGACATAAAATTTTCTTCTCCAGTTCTCTTACTAGCCTTTACTTCTATCACCTAAAAAGAACAAAAGTATATCAGGTAATACATGATATTAATACATCAGTGTCAGTAACATGGTAGTGTTATGGATAATTTGTTGACATCTTTACGTTTATTTCAGCCTATCGCCACATTTGTTTTGGTTGAACAGTAAGGCTTGTCATTTGggaaaatgacaaaatttaattaattatcatTTGGTAAAATTTGTCAGATACTTGCTATTACGACAAACACTGAATattctgaaaaaaagttttataagtGTTTTTTCAGAACCCATCATTTGCATCAAATAAACTACACAAAAATTAATCACTTCTGTACTCCtaatttaatataaacaaaaatttctaatgtaaaatgCATTCACTGTATTCAAAATCTGATGAATATATCTGGGTctacaacatttttttatttagattgcaGTTGTCTTTGtcatactttatatttttttgtagactgctgtttgtcttttttcaacttagttttttttttttagcattacTGTGCATTTGGTTTATCAGAACTTTTTAAgtaattgttttaaattcataTAGCTTTAGAGAACAATTAATATGAACTGTTTCTATGTTTATATCATGAATTATCCATGAAATAGTTTTGAATGGTGGTCAGCTAAGTGTCACCACAGCACTTAAATGGGCAACATCCTATTTTATCTAGAAATATATTTATGTCTATTTCATGACTTATGAAACAACTACTAACCTTTCCTGGGTTgccatcacaacataaaaaatttCCCATCaaagaaaattcatttttagTCAGTGTCTCCTGGATACACCCTCCatcctgtcaaaaaaaaaattaatgaaaaagacTTTAAGGTCATTACATTGTGTAGTAACAAAACGTACAACACATAcatgaaaaaaaaccccacttTTTCTGTTTGCTGGTTTCAATTTTCTTAGTTTACCCTTGAAATTAGTGtggaaatgttttttgtttttataattactgTGATTCTTAGAGTTATCTCCAGTTGTAtcttagagttatctcccatatgtTGTCTATTCATCCAAACTGTGTTGATAAAGCATATTGCATGAATAAAAATCTGTAGCTTTATatgtaaattaatacattttgttcccctaaatttaaatcaaataatgttgGCATATGCctatacttaatatatataaGCCAGTTTTCACTTTTTAAGAGATTGGAAATTCAATTCAACGAACTGACAACTACCCTACACTTTAATCTATTTGTATTTGTAGGTCTGGTGCTTAATAATATAAGACAAGAGTAAAAAGTGAAACATTTCAGATTTTCTAATCATACCTCTGTGCTGACTTTTGCAATGTGTGAATTCATAACAGCCACATTTCCAGACTTGTCTAACTTTACATCATTAATCAGCTACAAATAGAATTTTTTAAAACTGGtttaaatttgattgattgatctattgttggtgtttaacaccacttgtCTATTTCATggaagtttttattggtggagttATATATAAGGATCTTTGCTATTCCTTGACTAATATTCATGGTAACTGTTgggattttttgtttaattcttttaaGTTATGTTTAAGTATTGAAAACATAGTCATaccatttattattatattatttttaaccgtagatttttctttaaaaatattaatcaatttcaaaagaaaataaacattaaGAAATTGaggtacatgtatacaaaatgaaaatgaaataaagaataaataggTTATATACAAATTAGTTCATTATTTTGTGTTGCCTATTAACCATACAAGCATGTTTTCTATacattgaaatttttgaaatacataaTCAATGGGGGTTGATCCAGTGTTCAATGACAAAGGGGTTAGGAAAGGGGATAATTTTTCATTATACCaaaaaaaattgcacatgtaAGCAATGTATGTCTCTCCATTGATGCTCAAGGCctgttgaaatttaaaaaactaaTACAAGAGCTGAAGAGCCTATAACACTAATCATTACCAAAGCCTAAACCAAACATTGACAAggaattttaattttctttcctACTTACTTCACAACAGCACCCAATATGTTTGTGTGGCCCTGCTCCTGCTCCAATCATAAATGCTCCTGGTAAGTCAACCAATTCAGCTATTTGAGTAAATGTATAGACCTGAAAACATAAATGATTCATATTATTCTACCAACTTGATGCAATTTAAATGATAACAAGATTGAGTTCAAAGTACCGTGAAAATTGGgaaaaaatctctaatttggcaataaaattagaaagatcagatCATAGTGAACATTTGTACTTTagaagtttcaagttgattgaactttaactgcatcaaaaactacctcgaccaaaaactttaacctgaagcaggacagacagatgtacaaatggacggacggacggacgaacgaacgatgGATGGATGAATAaactgacgcacagaccagaaaacataatgcccataaatcaCTGGCGTAGCACACGGTATGGTTGGTACGGTTCCGACCGTACCAATTGTTACTGCAGGTACGGAAAACCgtaccaaaaaaatcaaaatattaataaaaaaaatatgctagaATAGTATGCAAACTTCCATACAATAAAAGTTTTACATTTACCCCTACCTGTTttcttaaagaaagaaaaaaaaaatccttcaacGTTAAAAGTACTGAGCATATCAATGtatgtaaggcagcaaccatttgattttctggggggggggctatgggttttttttctgtacaaacttttttttcgcctgtgtcgcctgtggcgaaaaacaatctattttttttgcaacaagtcgaaaacaatttttttctttcaattttaacattacatatagtgacagctgagggtgaaacaaacaatttttttttctcagaatcaaaaacaaattatttttttctccaaaaactggaaacaaactttttttttcaaaaaaaaaacaatagcccccccccctcaaaaatcaaatggttgctgcctaaccgCAGTACCGTAATCAGTTTATTGATTACCAATTAATGATTAATTAATGAAATTGTTAAAGATGCTGTTGCGGATAATGTTGGGTGTTGTTATTGGTTCATGTGCCAATCTGACACAGACTGAATAAACTGAAACGGATGGATAATCTGAAGAATGCTATAGCCAGCAACAATCGCCAGCTAATTCGGAAAATCTCCACATGATGTTACTAGCTCTACGTTTAACGCATCAGTTTGGAAACATGTTCAAGGCCGAAGAAGCCAgcagtttttttatttgattaattgtTGCAAGTTTTGATTCCAGATGATGTAGATATAAACCTCAAAACAATTGGAAATAGTAATATTATTGTTTGCACAATGCCATATACTTAGGTTTGCAGGTAAACGATATATGTAATGATTtcactcgttttttttttaataaaacaaccACAAGTCAAGTTCAAAATCAGTTGattgattgtttattttcttaacgtacagttgcaaatatttcGAGCATAATGTCAATTGAAATCAGAGGTGAGggcttttttttataatgtaagaTACCGTTTTGCAAAAGGGGATATAatctttatcgggactccggaaTTGTTCATTAAAAGTCGGGGATTGGTTATGTTCGGGACTTCGTAAGACCTCTAAGGCTTCATACCCCTTTCTGCACTGTGCCTTTCTTTGAGCGCCCTTCCGTAACACAAAACCTGAACAAAAAATCACCATTATTTCACATATCTATACTTCACTAGGAGGCGGTTTTCGTGAGACCGCCGATTTACTCTTTccattgtttattacaattatttAGAAAACCTGTAGGAATGGTGAAGAATTAATGAAgaaaatacattatatttttaaaaaagaatcgCGATCAAGGGACAAAAGACAAACCAGAGAACAAGTAAGACACACAAGGACAACCAACACCATTCAACATTGAAAACTATAAAATCAAATTAGAAACACGGACCCCTAAAAAAACTGGTGTAACTAAATGTGCTCCAGAAGCGTAAGCAGGTCCTTCTTGCAAGACAACCATTGTCCAAAAAATCACGGTAATGGCGACAGGCTCTCTAATAAATGTGCATATGAAAAAATCGTACACAATACATATAAACAAGATACAAATTATCAAGAACACAgtgatttatttcagttcttcatCTTGACAGTCGCTGCatgatcatttaaaatatttatatcctACCAGGTCAAGATGACCCCCTAGTGTCGACTTAAGTGATTGTCTTGAACGTtcacattaaaacatttaacatgttaaccctgccgcaattttgcgcctgtcccaagtcaggaacctctggcctttgtttttcttgtttgttttcaattttagttctTTCGTGTGTTATGGGGTCTAGAAAAGTGTGCATCCCCCAAAACACGTTGTTTCTGCACCAACAGTCCTGTAATAAAAGACTtctgaggttcatatcatttacactCAACGTTTtttatcatgtatttttttttactatcaatgtttaACCCGAGTTGGGGTTTGATAGTAAAAAAATTAGATACTATACGAATTCGGGTTcaacattgataataaaaaaaatatccgctaaaaaacgttgaatgtaaatgatatgaacctcggaagtcttatattataggactaccAGACCGGCCGCAGCTTATCCCATGCATGCAGTGTGTGAGGATTGTCATGATAGTTTTTTTACCCATTCCCGATCCTCATTCATTTTTCTATTCACTATAGCTCTAAAGTTGCTAGCCGcactttgattgttttattttaaacattaaaaataataatattaagatCTTATAATAAATAAACTGACAGAAATCACTTGTAAATCATGAATTTTGCACAATGATTTGTCGCGAAGTATAGTATGACAGTGTTGTTCTCATTCACCAATCTTGCTAtgtaaatgacacaaaaaatagaaaacaaactaCAAAACCTGCAAGACACagacattcattttttttcaaattgtcttgTAAAAAATGCTGCTGCTCAAAAACATTTGTTAGTGCCAGGAAACactcagaatgcaggattttaacGCTATAAAccccagagcttctgggggccttaagcggccccCATTTCCCCTGCCGTAATGCAGCCTCGCTATGCGAGGCTGGATGGGCCACTTCGTGTCCCATATTATGTCTAATTTGCAGAAACCGTACCGTTATTTTTCGGCATGCTACTCCTAtgaaatggggcataaaaatgggtaaatttttaaaacagattttCTTTTCATCACAAGTACATAAAATGTAATTCCAACAATTAGGAAATACATGACTTAATATTGTACATTGTTGTTTTGGGTAGATCTCTGTTAAATTATCATAATGACCTCACATCCTTTGTCAGTACTCATGTTACGGTATGTCAAGGTACAAGTACATTATTTCACATGAAGCTGATTGCAATGCACTGTCTGTTGAAATAATTTAAGCATTATataataaaagaatactaaatGCATTAATTGTAATGCTGTAATCTTATACAAAAATGGGGAAAGTGTAGTGTAACTATCATGATACAAATCCATAACAAGGACAATGaaaaacgtcaataaaaatattgatatatcaAAAAATCTCCAGTTTTGAGGCCCAAACTCAAGCTGAATATTTTCAAATCTCTAGTTGTGACaagacaactctgtcacatgtatGTTATAATGTGAGTACCTTGTTAAGCTGTGGCAATGGTGTCAGATATGGAGGTCCACCAATGTCAGCAAGCCTGGGGTGTCCATTCAAACCtgttcaaaaatgttttaataaaataaactgaaaatttatTTACTTATTGTTACCCTGAGAAAACATTTGTCAACCGCTGcaaagccaaggttgacaatgttttctcagggtaacaatctgctctatcaacctctcagctatgtgttattttatttattatatattaatgtcctttcattattgtcttttacagtTGTATTCTAAATTCAAAGCATTTTACTTTGAGGTCAGTGTCACGAACATAACAATGTTACAGGTATTCGAAATATCAAGACAACAGATGTGCaacaagatgttttatttttgcaTTCAAGTAAAAAGTTCTGTgccaaaacgtagaacttaagTTTTGTCTTTAATGCCCGATcttaattcaattcattgtcaTTTAAACTGTCGATTTTTGATTAGTCTTCCCACAGGGTGACATTTATAATAATTGTCACCCGCTAATGTGATACAGTAAATTGTCACCCTcatattagccaatcaaaatctaGCATTTTAatgtgaaatataataaaaagatttacCTGGTGCTGAAAGACCATAAGGTTTCTGGGTCAGATCGGGACAATCCACAACATTCACACTGACTGTTGAAAAGTTCTTCTCCAAACCATCATTCAATACTACAAAAAAACAGATGTGAATGCGagtaaacaaaaaaacaagtaTTCATACAATTGGTGAGAAAAAAGCAACTTAAAATCATTATTACTTGTCTTAGTCTCTATTACACTATTTAGTCTATTGAATGAAGTCTTTCTAAATACAATTTTAGTACTTTTTCCTTTTCAGAACAAAACAAAGCTTATTAAAATAAGATCTTTGTTACTTATCAACTATATATGTAAAATGTATCAGGTcttgattaaaaataaattttcatcaTGGTGGAATCTGTTCCTATTTGAAAGTAAAAGTAGATGTACCTGTCACGCATGCCACTGGAATGGGTATgtgtttttaaatatatcaacGACCATGGTGTGAAACTTGATTAATGTTTTGTTTCTTCATCAGGTGTCTGTTTTATAAAATACAGTgcaccacatcttatatctaatGAGTATGAATGATCTGATCTTTATCTGCTGAAACTTGTATAATACaagtgaaaaaaaatgtcatttaagtACAGATGTAATAGAACTGATAATTTAATAAGTTTACtgtttatatgaccaaaattgtcaattgaccccttaaggtggtatgggagtctaaaataaaaatgatataatttgttcatactttgccaacaCGTAGtatctatttatatatgttgaaatatataataaaaatgataggtcaccgcgcattttctcaagctacaggacgcgacaaaatgacacattttgtaaggattatacaggaaaaaacaccattttgtggtTAGAagctaaacaaaatgatagaattgttaaacacttaaggaaaagatagctttcagacaatgctttgagaatttcaaaagaaaagatagggtcaccgtgaGTTTTccagctaaaatacaaaataggaaaattccatgtagaatccttcagaaaatgcactattttagagttacctccccttaaaatggcaatttaaaaaaataaataaaaaacacacaaaaataatcaacattagcaaaaatattaatatttataagttatattcttataaattggttcttttaaatgaaaattcatattaaatatctgcattcctgcatcaaattttgctaccTTGATAGAAAATCTTGACCTTTGGTTcactgttttttacaatccaagatggaggaagacacccataccacctttttaaaaggagttattgccctttattatcaatttaacacaatttgtttatcatgttttcctTGAAACTGCTGAGTGCTAAATCAAATTAAACCAAAGTTAAGCTGAATGAttcttatgttttattttcagtttcCTCAAAAACATGGCCACCaaggctaaaaatataacataaggGAAACTGcagttttttttacttatatctcaaaaaataaaacatttatagcAAATCAGACAAGAAGGTGAACATGGGGAAGTATTCATTAGGTCGAAGTCTACCGGCTGCTCAGAAATTATTAGCCAAATCTAAAGGGGTGGCAAGAGCTTTATATCCTGAGTAGCCCATAGTCctaattatattttatcatttaacaaAATAACCTTGCCATTTATGACTAATAGGCAGCACAGGGCACTTACGACAATGACCCCTTAAGTATctcttatattttttgtaaacacAAAAATAGTGAGaaagaaaaaaagggggtccatgaCAAAAGCCTGTTATAGCAAAGGACAAACGAAATAGTGAACTTATATGTGAATGTATTGAAAGAATTTTCTAAATTTCAGATTGGCCTATTCTCAACTTTTAAAAGTACATAAATAGACATGTTTTCAACTTTTATGTCctatagataaaggcagatgtggtgtgagtgccaatgagacaactctccatccaaataacaatttaaaaaagtaaaccattataggttaaagtacggccttcaacacggagccttggctcacaccgaacaacaagctataaagggcccctatGCATATTACCACGTACTATATTTTGACCTTAGTGAAAACTTATCTCAAATGaacaattttcattatatttcaCCTTTTGCAACTTCTTCCATTGCTGGAACATGCATATCTGCCTTTTTTACGGGTACACTTTGCGATGACATCTTTTTATCTGCTCGTTTATTTTGCAAGAAACTATGTACTTAGTGGGCTGTTGCCTGCCGTCTCTGTTATCGTAGCAATGATTAGAGTTATCGTTACTAAAACTGGGCATTACGAAAAGCTGGAAGTCATTCATTCCATGCCAACACGGAAAGGCGGAAAAGGTAAATTGGGAATCAAGGCATTATATATCTTTCTCCTGACATATAGAAAACCACTAACTTTAGAACAACAGAGAAGTCAATTTATAAGCGACCCAatgtacttggggacaggacatTTATTTAGTCCAACCTTTTTTTCCATATTCAGTGATCATTTTTTTCCctaataatttcaattattttcgtgccggtttttttctttattacatGAACGCAAATATATGTATGCATCAGTGaccgctgtggatagtaaacttggatTTGATAGTACATAGCAGAAAAAGTTATTTCCCATATATTTAAGTataatttgaaaatcaaattaatcattaaacaaaaaaatatcggATATTGGAGTTTATTAATAGGGATCGAGAGGGCTGAAAAAATAGTCCTGTCCACAATTGAATTTGTCTTTTgatgtaataagaaaaaaattgataCTATGCATGCTTTTTAAATGGAAAGTGTGACGTCATGATGCCGTGATTTTGTTCAGAACAGCACAAAACAGGCCATGATCTACTCAAATATAATTCGAATCACAACTTTTCAGAGTGTTCCTAATAATTCTTTACCAtgataaaggtttttttcttcaaaatataccaaatttcatCTGTAAATACTCagaccctccccccccccctccccagaattcttctttctttatcattgGAATTACAAAAGACACAGTTAATTAATTTACATACTATAAAAAAGATCCCTTCACATCCTTGTCTTCACATAAGAACGATATCCACAGCGACAAATCTCACCAAGCTCTATATGATGAAGTACCATACTCGAAAATATGCTCATGGAATTCCTGAGATTAAGCTTTTCTTAGTATCTATATCAGTTAATATCAGGAATCATTCCATAAGTTTGGCTTTAAAATGATCTTGACCtccatttatataaataaattaatcacACAGAATCCGCGTCACTAGCAATGCTGAAAGTAAATTGATTCATCCTGTAATGCCTACCAGTATTAAAAAATTGAACAATGATCGAAAATGAAATCCAATGTGTGTACAGAAATTGTAACGATTTTTTCCATCATCGGTCCACTATCAGACTATGTTGGAAATAAATTATCTTGTGTACGGAAATGTCCATAGATTAGATGACTGGGTCTAGCTGGGGTATACATATAATGGTGAATAGTGACAGAAAATGAAGATGAGTGGGAAATAGACGAACTAATAAAGAATAGGGGATAATGGTGTTCTAAATTATAAAGAAATGAGAATACTTATAATGATGTGCTATGATGTATAGTATAAAAGATATAGTGCTTGCTTGGTTGTTGTTCCCTGTGGCCAGCATTTGTAGGCATATCAAGGACGAGAACAAACCAACAAGGCAAAGAATACATTAAGTATGATATGCAAGAAAGGGTTCTTCCAGGATGAAGGCGGGAAATATGGAcggtctcattgacactcataccacattattctttttattcatttatttattcataccACTGTTAAACTGAGGTATGTCTGATAAACTGATAGTCAGTTTGTCTTGTAAGACTCCTCATCTAGAGAGTTGTTTCGAACGTTCTATAATTCGCACAAAGAGCTTGACACTTTCTTCTCAAGACATCAGATTAAACTTTACCAATccggacgtggctgcgtatttatacatccctcacCAAACGGACGTCTTagtaagattaatttaatatgacGGACTGACCAAATTATATACCCCATTCAACTCTAGACAAGAGAAATAACGGACCAGGCAAATCACGAACATAGAGACAATTGACATAtgaattaaagaatacagaataactactaaatatgatcaaatatcaTGAACCTTTGGCTCagttcttttaaatttatttataaacatcGATTTAAATTTCCCCCGCTTCTAATCTTTACCAATGAGTATGCGTTTAATTATACATATGTGACataatattacatttaaataaGTCAGATAAACAAGTTCAATACACACATCTCCattatacacatacatgtaaacaTGCCTATTGTGCAGGTGACAACTAGTCTAAATAAAGGACTGATTCCTACAGAATTTGCCAAGAAATTTTCGGCGTTTCTTGCTGAGACCTTGGACAAGCCAATCGAGGTAGGTATTAATATAACCAAGAACTTATACCTGTGAATTATACATTATGCTCGCCCCTTTTTGttaattaaccatgttaaccgaTTTTGATACTTGATTTTTGCACTTCACATTTTATATTGATTAACTATATAACTTTGCCTTAATTAGACAAACTCTGAAACTGAATAACTATTCTTAGGTGtgtaagattgattgattgttaaatgcttaacgtccagtggcaaacagtggcggatccagaaattttc
The window above is part of the Mytilus edulis chromosome 6, xbMytEdul2.2, whole genome shotgun sequence genome. Proteins encoded here:
- the LOC139528472 gene encoding ester hydrolase C11orf54 homolog; protein product: MSSQSVPVKKADMHVPAMEEVAKVLNDGLEKNFSTVSVNVVDCPDLTQKPYGLSAPGLNGHPRLADIGGPPYLTPLPQLNKVYTFTQIAELVDLPGAFMIGAGAGPHKHIGCCCELINDVKLDKSGNVAVMNSHIAKVSTEDGGCIQETLTKNEFSLMGNFLCCDGNPGKVIEVKASKRTGEENFMSCIRKVLGSHYDNKPVALGGVFLVEKGKANLHIMPDFSKTPLTSQEQVGKWLKFYEMDSPLVCLGELVSHDPGMDLRVEHFHCYSEHGQGGHYHNDTTPNEVEYRGYFTLADYVYRVDQPPQTTELAR